The following proteins come from a genomic window of Tepidiforma thermophila:
- a CDS encoding phosphoadenylyl-sulfate reductase, protein MPSPVPSDAEIETLNERFESAQPQAIVEWAVTTFGDGLSVGASFGGASGMAILHMVSRLKPDVHVFVLDTDYLFEETYETMRRAVPALGLTNVQVYKSKLTHEEQARQYGAALWMRDPDLCCELRKVEPNRRALEGRTAWVSGLRRDQSEGRAAIPIISWAEKFGVVKINPLANWSEKQTWAYILEHKVPYNPLLDRGYASIGCYNCTVPGVQGRAGRWQGFEKDECGLHT, encoded by the coding sequence ATGCCTTCTCCGGTCCCGAGCGATGCCGAGATTGAGACCCTCAACGAACGGTTTGAGTCGGCCCAGCCTCAGGCCATCGTGGAGTGGGCGGTCACGACCTTTGGTGATGGACTGTCGGTCGGCGCGAGCTTCGGCGGGGCCAGCGGGATGGCGATCCTGCACATGGTTTCGCGCCTCAAGCCCGATGTGCACGTCTTCGTGCTCGATACGGATTACCTCTTCGAGGAGACCTACGAGACGATGCGCCGCGCGGTGCCGGCCCTCGGGCTCACCAACGTGCAGGTTTATAAGTCGAAACTGACGCACGAAGAGCAGGCCCGGCAGTACGGCGCGGCCCTCTGGATGCGCGACCCCGACCTCTGCTGCGAACTGCGCAAGGTCGAACCCAACCGCCGGGCGCTTGAGGGCAGGACGGCCTGGGTCAGCGGACTCCGCCGCGACCAGTCCGAGGGCCGAGCTGCGATCCCCATCATCTCGTGGGCGGAGAAGTTCGGCGTCGTGAAGATCAACCCCCTGGCCAACTGGTCCGAGAAGCAGACCTGGGCGTACATCCTCGAGCACAAGGTCCCGTACAACCCGCTCCTCGACCGCGGCTACGCGAGCATCGGCTGTTACAACTGCACCGTGCCCGGCGTCCAGGGACGGGCTGGCCGGTGGCAGGGCTTCGAGAAAGACGAATGCGGATTGCATACCTGA
- the cysC gene encoding adenylyl-sulfate kinase, giving the protein MTGQTHGFVLWFTGLSGSGKSTLTNALAPLLRERGLRVEVLDGDEVRTHLSKGLGFSREDRDTNILRIAYVAKLLARNGVAVITAAISPYRATRERAREQITAEGVPFLEVHLAASLETCEARDVKGLYAEARAGRRPGFTGIDDPYEPPEAPELRLDTGVQSVEESLAALIRLLEGRGLLPAASEVGA; this is encoded by the coding sequence ATGACCGGTCAAACGCACGGGTTCGTGCTCTGGTTCACAGGGCTCTCGGGCTCAGGGAAATCGACCCTCACGAACGCGCTGGCCCCGCTGCTCCGCGAGCGCGGCCTCCGGGTTGAGGTGCTTGACGGTGATGAGGTGCGCACCCACCTCTCGAAGGGCCTCGGCTTCAGCCGCGAAGACCGCGACACCAACATCCTCCGGATCGCCTACGTTGCGAAGCTGCTCGCCCGGAACGGGGTAGCGGTGATCACCGCGGCAATCTCGCCCTACCGGGCAACGCGCGAAAGGGCTCGCGAACAAATCACCGCCGAGGGCGTGCCCTTTCTTGAGGTGCACCTCGCCGCGTCTCTCGAGACCTGCGAAGCGCGCGATGTAAAGGGACTGTACGCGGAGGCGCGCGCCGGTCGACGGCCCGGCTTCACCGGCATCGACGACCCGTACGAACCGCCTGAGGCCCCAGAGCTCCGGCTCGACACCGGCGTCCAGTCGGTTGAGGAGAGCCTCGCTGCGCTCATTCGACTGCTCGAAGGGCGCGGCCTGCTCCCAGCGGCGTCGGAGGTCGGCGCATGA
- a CDS encoding nitrite/sulfite reductase — MPDVETVVYTNEPGRVLPVLEQELEDFKTEAARFLKGEWDEAQFIGFRLKQGVYGQRQPNVQMIRVKLPFGGVTPEQMEAFAEVAEKYAPLRKGHITTRQNIQFHHIPLLKAAEALFVLGRAGLSTREACGNTVRNVTGDPWAGIQEGEPFDPTPYAAAFARRWLRNPLTQLLPRKFKVAFTANDEDRAITGIHDLGFIPRVRDGVRGFTMVVGGGLSTMPRKAPVLYEFVPVDEYLKVSEAILRIFNRADELRKNRAKARIKFLVDRVGIDEFRRMVEEELEGDWTVGRDFRPDPLLFVHDEEANAPARRPHYQQPNGDHREFTAFVAANVRPQKQQGFSAVEVKVHRGDLRPEQFRGLAAIMREYTGGYARTTIGQNIVLRWVRDESLYEVYSRLKELGLADVGAQTITDVVSCPGTDSCKLGITSSMGLNQAIQERVEAMKITDPLTKQIHIKMSGCPNSCGQHHIATIGFHGAAMKVGEHQLPAYHVFIGGNYDNGELRLAQQLKVRLPAKRGPDAVERFIRLYEAERQPGETFNAFFDRVGPEPFERAIADLCIPGEFTEDNRGMFIDWNRLELYRLQRGEGECAV; from the coding sequence ATGCCCGACGTCGAGACCGTCGTCTACACCAACGAGCCCGGCCGCGTGCTGCCTGTGCTCGAGCAGGAGCTTGAGGACTTCAAGACCGAGGCAGCGCGCTTCCTCAAGGGCGAGTGGGATGAGGCCCAGTTCATCGGGTTCCGGCTGAAGCAGGGCGTCTACGGGCAGCGCCAGCCCAACGTCCAGATGATCCGGGTGAAGCTGCCCTTCGGCGGCGTTACACCCGAGCAAATGGAGGCGTTCGCCGAGGTAGCGGAGAAGTACGCGCCGCTCCGGAAGGGCCACATCACCACCCGGCAGAACATTCAGTTCCACCACATTCCGCTGCTCAAGGCCGCCGAGGCGCTCTTCGTTCTCGGGCGGGCAGGCCTGTCAACCCGGGAGGCGTGCGGCAACACCGTTCGGAACGTGACTGGCGACCCGTGGGCCGGCATCCAGGAGGGGGAACCATTCGACCCGACCCCGTATGCTGCCGCCTTCGCCCGCCGCTGGCTGCGGAACCCGCTGACCCAGCTCCTGCCCAGGAAGTTCAAGGTCGCGTTTACGGCGAACGACGAGGACCGCGCAATCACCGGGATTCATGACCTCGGCTTCATCCCCCGGGTCAGGGATGGCGTACGTGGCTTCACGATGGTCGTCGGCGGCGGCCTGAGCACGATGCCACGCAAGGCGCCGGTGCTGTACGAGTTTGTCCCGGTCGACGAGTACCTGAAGGTCTCCGAAGCCATCCTCCGCATCTTCAACCGTGCCGATGAGCTCCGGAAAAACCGCGCCAAGGCGCGTATCAAGTTCCTTGTCGACCGGGTTGGCATCGACGAGTTCCGCCGGATGGTCGAGGAGGAGCTCGAGGGCGACTGGACCGTCGGGCGGGACTTCCGTCCCGACCCACTCCTTTTCGTCCACGACGAGGAGGCGAACGCACCCGCCCGGCGCCCGCACTATCAGCAGCCGAACGGCGACCACCGCGAATTCACCGCGTTCGTTGCCGCCAACGTTCGGCCACAGAAGCAGCAGGGGTTCAGCGCGGTCGAAGTCAAAGTGCATCGCGGCGACCTGCGGCCAGAGCAGTTCCGCGGCCTCGCAGCCATCATGCGGGAGTACACCGGAGGCTACGCCCGGACGACCATCGGGCAGAACATCGTGCTCCGCTGGGTCCGGGATGAAAGCCTCTACGAGGTGTACTCCCGGCTGAAGGAGCTCGGGCTGGCAGATGTCGGGGCCCAGACGATTACCGACGTCGTGAGCTGCCCGGGGACCGACAGCTGCAAGCTGGGCATCACGTCGTCGATGGGGCTGAACCAGGCGATCCAGGAGCGCGTCGAGGCGATGAAGATTACCGACCCGCTCACCAAACAGATTCACATCAAGATGAGCGGCTGCCCGAACAGCTGCGGGCAGCACCACATCGCCACTATCGGGTTTCACGGCGCGGCCATGAAGGTCGGGGAGCACCAGCTCCCGGCCTACCATGTCTTCATCGGCGGCAACTACGACAACGGCGAGCTGCGGCTGGCGCAGCAGCTGAAAGTGCGGCTGCCCGCGAAGCGGGGGCCCGATGCCGTCGAACGGTTCATCCGCCTCTACGAAGCCGAGCGCCAGCCGGGAGAGACGTTCAATGCGTTCTTCGACCGCGTCGGGCCGGAGCCGTTCGAACGTGCAATCGCGGACCTCTGCATCCCGGGCGAGTTCACGGAAGACAACCGCGGGATGTTCATCGACTGGAACCGGCTCGAACTCTACCGCCTGCAGCGCGGGGAAGGAGAATGCGCCGTCTGA
- a CDS encoding MaoC family dehydratase, with translation MSQRYFEDVNIDDELEPLERVPTTDMAIDFFGRDNPTNPAFADAEAGKRLGVGGALVPGLLKLAWITQYVSDWAGTGGMVRSVRAAYRRPDVADRPLVLAGRVVEKRVEDGAHLVELEVVTLAEGQPSTRANVQVQLPSRS, from the coding sequence ATGAGCCAGCGCTACTTCGAAGATGTGAACATCGACGATGAGCTCGAGCCGCTCGAGCGTGTCCCCACAACCGACATGGCCATCGACTTCTTCGGGCGCGACAACCCGACTAATCCCGCATTTGCCGATGCCGAAGCCGGGAAACGGCTCGGCGTCGGAGGCGCGCTCGTTCCCGGGCTGCTGAAACTCGCCTGGATTACCCAGTATGTTTCGGACTGGGCAGGGACCGGTGGGATGGTCCGGAGTGTGCGCGCTGCCTACCGCCGCCCCGACGTTGCCGACCGGCCGCTGGTGCTGGCCGGCAGGGTTGTGGAGAAGCGCGTGGAGGATGGTGCGCACCTCGTGGAGCTGGAGGTCGTGACGCTCGCCGAGGGCCAGCCGAGCACCCGGGCGAACGTCCAGGTTCAGCTCCCCTCGAGGTCCTGA
- a CDS encoding CaiB/BaiF CoA transferase family protein, which translates to MTRPLAGIRVVDLTMVWAGPMGTRLLGDYGAEVIKVESPRQWDLLRALGLIPRDVPRWYNRSAYFNHNNRNKYAISLDLAHPLGRETVLALCAKSDVLVENYRSDVMDNLGLSYEVVRAVNPDIIYVSMPGHGKTGPEKDYVAYGSNVEQLAGLVSISGYEDGEPMKTGFSYGDPMAATALVGAVAMALRKRRLTGAGCYVELAQRENLTMFVGEHLVGYSLTGELPRPMGNRHPHHAPHNVYRCAGEDRWVAIACESDEQFRALCQVMRRPDLAEDPRFATATARKQHEHALDPEIEAWTRQRGHHEAMHLLQRAGVPAGAVLTTPELVADPHLRATGAWVAHTHPDAGTWEMEAPPWVLSRTPGHIRLPAPGFAEHNDYVFRELLGLDDARIAELYRAGVAADVPDESLHR; encoded by the coding sequence GTGACGCGGCCCCTCGCGGGAATCCGGGTGGTCGACCTGACGATGGTCTGGGCCGGGCCGATGGGCACCCGGCTGCTTGGCGACTATGGCGCCGAGGTTATCAAGGTCGAGAGCCCGCGCCAGTGGGACCTGCTCCGCGCGCTCGGGCTTATCCCGCGGGACGTCCCCCGCTGGTACAACCGATCGGCCTATTTCAACCACAACAACCGGAACAAGTACGCCATCTCCCTCGACCTCGCCCATCCGCTCGGGCGCGAAACCGTGCTCGCACTCTGCGCGAAGTCCGACGTACTCGTCGAGAACTACCGCTCCGACGTGATGGACAACCTCGGGCTGAGCTACGAGGTAGTCCGCGCCGTGAACCCGGACATCATTTATGTCTCAATGCCGGGACACGGCAAAACGGGGCCGGAAAAGGACTACGTCGCCTACGGCTCCAACGTCGAGCAGCTGGCCGGGCTCGTTTCGATCTCCGGGTACGAGGACGGCGAGCCAATGAAGACGGGGTTCAGCTACGGCGACCCCATGGCCGCGACCGCGCTCGTCGGTGCCGTCGCCATGGCGCTGCGCAAGCGGCGGCTGACCGGGGCCGGCTGTTACGTCGAGCTGGCGCAGCGGGAGAACCTCACGATGTTCGTCGGCGAGCATCTCGTCGGCTACTCCCTTACCGGGGAGCTTCCGCGTCCGATGGGCAACCGGCATCCGCACCATGCGCCCCACAACGTCTACCGCTGCGCCGGCGAAGACCGCTGGGTCGCCATCGCCTGTGAATCCGACGAGCAGTTCCGGGCGCTCTGCCAGGTGATGCGCCGGCCCGACCTCGCCGAAGACCCGCGCTTTGCGACCGCCACCGCCCGGAAACAGCATGAGCACGCGCTCGACCCGGAGATCGAAGCCTGGACGCGCCAGCGCGGCCACCACGAGGCGATGCACCTCCTCCAGCGGGCCGGAGTGCCGGCCGGGGCCGTGCTCACCACGCCGGAGCTCGTCGCCGACCCCCACCTCCGCGCCACAGGTGCGTGGGTGGCGCACACTCACCCCGACGCCGGCACCTGGGAGATGGAGGCGCCGCCGTGGGTCCTTTCGCGGACGCCCGGCCACATCCGGCTGCCGGCCCCCGGGTTTGCCGAGCACAACGACTACGTGTTCCGTGAGCTCCTTGGGCTCGATGATGCCCGCATCGCAGAGCTGTACCGGGCGGGGGTCGCGGCAGATGTCCCCGATGAGTCGCTCCACCGGTAG
- a CDS encoding sulfate adenylyltransferase subunit 1: MDLLRFVTAGSVDDGKSTLIGRLLYDTRQVFEDTLASIERASQAQGLDDLNLALLTDGLRAEREQGITIDVAYRYFATPRRKFIIADSPGHVQYTRNMVTGASTAQLALILVDARKGVVEQTRRHSALAALLGIHHVVLCVNKMDLVDWSEARFREVEAQYRGVAAQLGIESVTVIPLAALEGANLVHRSPALDWYEGPTLLEFLETVEVPNRGLDAPLRFPVQYVIRPQSREFPDYRGYAGTVAAGRVRVGEAVRVLPLGATTRVAAIDRFDEELREARAGDAVVIRLEDELDAGRGAMFVAASDQVLPATQIEADVCWMTDLSALEPGRQVLIKHTTRRTRAVVAALIDRLDVEALARVPEPSALGLNDIGRVRLRLMEPIVADEYATSRETGAFIIIDPATRHTTGAGMVRAVHAPVPAGAP; the protein is encoded by the coding sequence ATGGACCTGCTCCGGTTCGTGACCGCCGGCTCCGTCGATGACGGCAAGAGCACGCTTATTGGACGGCTTCTCTACGACACGCGCCAGGTGTTCGAAGACACTCTCGCGAGCATCGAACGGGCCAGCCAGGCGCAGGGCCTCGACGACCTGAACCTCGCCCTCCTCACCGATGGACTGCGCGCCGAGCGCGAGCAGGGGATCACCATTGACGTTGCGTACCGGTACTTCGCCACGCCCCGCCGGAAGTTCATCATCGCGGATTCCCCCGGCCACGTGCAGTACACGCGAAACATGGTGACCGGCGCGTCAACTGCCCAGCTCGCGCTCATCCTCGTCGACGCGCGCAAAGGAGTCGTCGAGCAAACCCGCCGGCACTCTGCGCTGGCTGCGCTGCTCGGCATCCACCACGTCGTCCTGTGCGTCAACAAGATGGACCTCGTCGACTGGTCGGAAGCCCGCTTCCGCGAGGTGGAGGCCCAGTACCGCGGCGTCGCGGCTCAGCTTGGCATCGAGAGCGTGACGGTTATTCCGCTTGCCGCTCTCGAAGGGGCGAATCTGGTCCACCGCTCCCCAGCGCTCGATTGGTACGAAGGACCCACGCTGCTGGAGTTTCTGGAAACTGTCGAGGTGCCCAACCGGGGGCTCGACGCACCCCTCCGCTTCCCGGTGCAGTACGTCATCCGGCCGCAGTCGCGCGAGTTCCCCGACTACCGCGGGTACGCCGGGACTGTCGCCGCCGGCAGAGTCCGCGTCGGAGAGGCCGTACGGGTGCTGCCCCTCGGTGCGACCACCCGGGTGGCCGCCATTGACCGGTTCGACGAGGAGCTGCGCGAAGCCCGCGCCGGGGACGCTGTCGTAATCCGGCTCGAAGACGAGCTCGACGCAGGCCGCGGCGCGATGTTCGTTGCAGCGAGTGACCAGGTCCTGCCGGCGACGCAGATCGAAGCTGACGTGTGCTGGATGACCGATCTCTCGGCGCTCGAGCCCGGCCGGCAGGTGCTCATCAAGCACACCACGCGCCGCACGCGGGCCGTCGTTGCGGCGCTCATCGATAGGCTCGATGTCGAGGCGCTGGCGCGGGTTCCCGAACCATCTGCCCTCGGGCTGAACGATATCGGCCGCGTTCGGCTCCGGCTCATGGAGCCGATCGTTGCCGACGAGTACGCCACAAGTCGCGAGACCGGGGCGTTCATCATCATCGACCCGGCGACTCGGCATACGACCGGCGCAGGTATGGTCCGCGCGGTTCACGCTCCCGTGCCGGCTGGCGCCCCATGA
- a CDS encoding CaiB/BaiF CoA transferase family protein, whose product MSRPLEGLRVVEFGTFVSAPYCGKLFAGYGAEVIKVEPPGGDIARAHGPFPRGEPNPEASALFLYLNTGKQSVVLDPREPADRERLLRLIATADVLIENYRPADLRALGLDFATLSERNPRLVMVSITPFGQSGPYAEYRGDNLIAFAMGGQMYITGTLEGGPLKNGGYQADYQGGLNAFSAAVLAVLAAERDGVGQHVDISIQRCMAPILEASIPYYCYLGQWSGIRRGNHMASFIGVYPCADGHIGIHLMPRNWKPFLEVIGRPDLGEDPRFATQADRVQHNDELMAELYAWAATETKHDLYRRAGAGRAPIAFVHTMQDLIESPQLTARGFLRRIDHPVAGEAVYPGPPWWMGPADWDAGRAPLLGEHTSVVLESIGA is encoded by the coding sequence GTGAGCCGCCCCCTGGAAGGCCTCCGTGTTGTTGAATTCGGCACCTTCGTCTCAGCGCCCTATTGCGGCAAGCTGTTCGCCGGCTACGGAGCCGAAGTTATTAAGGTCGAACCGCCCGGCGGCGACATCGCCCGGGCCCACGGCCCCTTTCCCCGCGGCGAACCGAACCCCGAGGCGAGCGCCCTGTTCCTGTACCTCAACACCGGGAAGCAATCGGTCGTTCTCGACCCGCGCGAGCCGGCTGACCGCGAACGCCTGCTCCGCCTCATCGCAACGGCCGACGTGCTCATCGAGAACTACCGCCCCGCCGACCTCCGCGCGCTTGGGCTTGACTTCGCTACGCTGTCGGAGCGCAACCCACGACTGGTGATGGTCTCCATCACGCCATTTGGCCAGAGCGGACCGTACGCCGAATACCGCGGCGACAACCTCATCGCCTTCGCAATGGGTGGTCAGATGTACATCACCGGCACACTGGAGGGCGGACCGCTCAAGAACGGCGGCTACCAGGCCGACTACCAGGGCGGGCTCAACGCCTTTTCGGCGGCGGTGCTTGCCGTGCTCGCGGCCGAGCGGGATGGCGTTGGCCAGCACGTCGACATTTCTATCCAGCGGTGCATGGCGCCCATCCTCGAAGCCTCGATACCGTACTACTGCTATCTTGGGCAGTGGAGCGGCATTCGGCGGGGCAATCACATGGCCAGCTTCATCGGTGTCTACCCGTGCGCTGATGGGCACATCGGCATCCACCTGATGCCGCGCAACTGGAAGCCCTTCCTCGAGGTCATCGGCCGGCCCGACCTGGGCGAGGACCCGCGGTTCGCCACCCAGGCCGACCGCGTCCAGCACAACGATGAGCTGATGGCCGAGCTGTACGCCTGGGCTGCGACCGAAACGAAGCACGACCTCTACCGCCGCGCCGGCGCAGGGCGCGCGCCGATCGCCTTCGTGCACACGATGCAGGACCTCATCGAGAGCCCGCAGCTCACCGCGCGGGGGTTCCTCCGGCGCATCGACCACCCGGTGGCGGGGGAGGCGGTCTACCCCGGGCCGCCGTGGTGGATGGGCCCCGCAGACTGGGATGCCGGCCGGGCCCCACTGCTGGGCGAACACACGAGTGTGGTCCTGGAGAGCATCGGAGCATGA
- the cysD gene encoding sulfate adenylyltransferase subunit CysD: MTAQVVIPVDHDPGLDQLEAEAIFILREVAAEFERPALLFSGGKDSIVLLRLAEKAFWPARFPFTVMHVDTGHNFPEVIEFRDRRIAELKARLVVASVQEAIDEGWLQEERGPRASRNRLQTPVLLAAIARHQFDAAIGGARRDEEKARAKERVFSFRDEFGQWDPRNQRPELWNLYNGLHLRGEHMRVFPLSNWTELDVWRYIAREGLEIPSIYFAHEREVFQRDGMLMAVNPYLPMLPHERPFVETVRYRTVGDMTCTAAIRSTARTVQEIIAEVATARVTERGASRADDQFSDAAMEDRKREGYF; encoded by the coding sequence ATGACAGCCCAGGTGGTGATACCCGTCGACCACGACCCGGGCCTTGACCAGCTCGAGGCCGAGGCCATCTTCATCCTGCGCGAAGTGGCCGCCGAATTCGAACGGCCCGCGCTCCTCTTCTCGGGAGGCAAGGATTCGATCGTCCTGCTCCGCCTCGCCGAGAAGGCCTTCTGGCCGGCCCGCTTCCCATTCACCGTCATGCACGTCGACACCGGCCATAACTTTCCCGAGGTGATCGAGTTCCGCGACCGCCGCATCGCGGAGCTGAAGGCGCGGCTGGTCGTGGCTTCAGTCCAGGAGGCGATCGACGAAGGGTGGCTCCAGGAGGAGCGCGGGCCGCGGGCCTCGCGGAACCGGCTGCAGACCCCCGTGCTCCTCGCCGCGATCGCTCGCCACCAGTTCGACGCTGCGATCGGCGGGGCCCGGCGTGACGAAGAGAAAGCGCGAGCCAAAGAGCGGGTCTTCTCCTTCCGCGATGAGTTCGGGCAATGGGACCCAAGGAACCAGCGCCCCGAACTCTGGAACCTCTACAACGGCCTCCACCTTCGCGGCGAGCACATGCGCGTGTTTCCGCTGTCGAACTGGACCGAGCTTGACGTTTGGCGCTACATCGCCCGGGAGGGGCTCGAGATTCCGTCCATCTACTTCGCCCATGAGCGGGAGGTGTTCCAGCGCGACGGCATGCTGATGGCGGTCAACCCCTACCTCCCGATGCTGCCGCACGAGCGCCCGTTTGTGGAAACGGTGCGGTACCGGACGGTCGGAGACATGACCTGCACCGCCGCGATCCGGTCTACGGCCCGGACCGTCCAGGAGATCATCGCCGAGGTTGCCACTGCCCGGGTGACCGAGCGCGGAGCCAGCCGCGCCGACGACCAGTTCTCGGATGCGGCGATGGAAGACCGGAAGCGGGAGGGGTACTTTTAA
- the hemB gene encoding porphobilinogen synthase — protein sequence MQLGTFARHRRLRSTEAMRRLVRENELTPSHLIYPLFVEAGLSGRQPIPSMPGQDRLGLDALADEARDLARLGIGGVMLFGLPAAKDDLGSGAWAADGIVQQAIGRLKDAAPDLVIMADVCLCEYTSHGHCGPLSADGSVDNDAALPLLAETSVSLARAGADVIAPSDMMDGRVLAIRRALDAAGFATVPILSYAAKFASGFYGPFREAADSAPAFGDRRGYQMDPANARMALGEVFADLEQGADMVMVKPALPYLDIIRAVRERTTVPVAAYNVSGEYAMVMAAAQNGWIDLDRVVDETLTGIRRAGADIVITYHAKQWATRR from the coding sequence ATGCAACTCGGGACCTTCGCCCGTCATCGCCGGCTCCGCTCGACGGAAGCGATGCGCCGGCTCGTCCGCGAGAACGAGCTCACCCCGTCGCACCTCATCTACCCGCTCTTCGTCGAGGCCGGACTCTCCGGTCGCCAGCCCATTCCCTCGATGCCAGGGCAGGACCGGCTCGGGCTGGACGCGCTGGCAGATGAAGCCCGCGACCTCGCCCGGCTGGGTATCGGCGGCGTGATGCTGTTCGGACTCCCGGCAGCCAAGGATGACCTCGGGAGCGGGGCGTGGGCTGCCGACGGCATCGTCCAGCAGGCCATCGGCAGGCTGAAGGACGCTGCGCCGGACCTGGTCATCATGGCCGACGTCTGCCTCTGCGAGTACACCAGCCATGGGCACTGCGGCCCCCTTTCCGCCGATGGCTCCGTCGACAACGACGCGGCGCTCCCGCTCCTCGCCGAAACGTCGGTCTCGCTGGCGCGCGCGGGCGCCGACGTCATTGCGCCGAGCGACATGATGGACGGCCGCGTGCTTGCCATCCGGCGCGCGCTCGACGCCGCAGGGTTTGCGACGGTCCCCATCCTCTCGTATGCGGCGAAGTTCGCGAGCGGGTTCTACGGCCCGTTCCGCGAAGCTGCCGACAGCGCACCTGCCTTCGGCGACCGGCGCGGCTACCAGATGGACCCTGCCAACGCGCGGATGGCGCTCGGCGAGGTATTCGCCGACCTCGAGCAGGGCGCGGATATGGTGATGGTCAAGCCCGCGCTCCCCTACCTCGACATCATCCGTGCCGTTCGCGAGCGGACGACGGTCCCGGTTGCCGCCTATAACGTGAGCGGCGAGTACGCGATGGTCATGGCCGCGGCCCAGAATGGCTGGATTGACCTCGACCGCGTGGTCGACGAGACTCTCACGGGTATCCGCCGGGCCGGGGCCGATATCGTCATCACTTATCACGCGAAGCAGTGGGCCACCCGCCGGTAA
- a CDS encoding pirin family protein: protein MPAVSVANPLALPRVERLAPGARPRPVYLVVTASTYLEGEGFQVRRPFPGLDLGIADPFLLLDHIGAVEYAPGEAKGAPWHPHRGFETVTYMIDGALEHHDSTGGGGYITDGATQWMTAGAGILHDEVPPAWLVQKGGLFHGVQLWVNLPAAMKWTPPRYQDIDAGRVTLLSSFDGGALIRLIAGELGGYSGPGVTFTPITYAHVTLSPGSRFESPWRPDFNALAYALNGRGRAGAERRPFGEGQLVVFGNGDGIILEADEVQDSRAPQLDVLILGGRPIREPVVFHGPFVMNTREEIVQAIRDYHAGRMGQIPPTRIDFSKLHGDRGPAVREQHPGG, encoded by the coding sequence GTGCCAGCAGTTTCCGTCGCGAATCCCCTCGCCCTCCCGCGGGTCGAACGGCTCGCGCCCGGCGCACGCCCGCGTCCGGTCTACCTTGTCGTCACGGCATCGACGTACCTCGAGGGGGAGGGCTTCCAGGTGCGGAGGCCCTTTCCCGGGCTCGACCTCGGCATCGCTGATCCGTTCCTCCTCCTCGACCACATCGGCGCGGTCGAGTACGCCCCGGGCGAAGCCAAAGGTGCGCCGTGGCACCCCCACCGCGGCTTTGAGACCGTCACGTACATGATCGACGGCGCGCTGGAGCACCACGATTCCACGGGCGGAGGCGGGTATATCACCGACGGTGCAACCCAGTGGATGACGGCCGGGGCGGGCATCCTCCACGACGAAGTGCCGCCCGCATGGCTTGTCCAGAAAGGCGGCCTGTTCCACGGCGTTCAGCTCTGGGTCAACCTCCCCGCGGCAATGAAGTGGACACCGCCGCGCTACCAGGATATCGATGCCGGCAGGGTGACGCTCCTTTCCTCGTTCGATGGCGGCGCGCTCATCCGCCTCATCGCGGGGGAGCTGGGCGGGTATTCCGGGCCGGGCGTGACGTTCACGCCGATTACGTACGCCCATGTCACGCTCTCCCCGGGGTCGCGGTTTGAATCCCCCTGGCGGCCGGACTTCAACGCCCTCGCCTATGCGCTGAACGGGCGCGGCCGGGCGGGAGCTGAGCGCCGGCCGTTCGGCGAAGGGCAGCTGGTGGTCTTCGGCAACGGAGACGGCATCATTCTCGAAGCCGATGAGGTGCAGGATTCGCGGGCGCCGCAGCTCGATGTCCTCATCCTCGGCGGTCGGCCGATTCGCGAACCGGTCGTGTTCCACGGGCCGTTCGTAATGAACACGCGCGAGGAGATCGTGCAGGCGATCCGTGATTACCACGCAGGGCGCATGGGGCAGATTCCGCCGACACGCATAGATTTTTCGAAGTTGCACGGCGACCGCGGTCCGGCTGTCCGGGAGCAGCACCCGGGGGGATGA
- a CDS encoding FAS1-like dehydratase domain-containing protein, translated as MAIPEQSLITDEHRAVIGKKSEPVTVTIREEDARRMRDVLGDRDPRYADGTGIAPPYVIAMLAGGPRRGMPQILPNGLLTQQEWRFTRPFRIGEQLQAVSQVYDIRDRLGGRYGYSVLVTQGTDFYDAEGNHVAAAMITITQFDPKMATGGSEE; from the coding sequence ATGGCAATCCCTGAACAGAGCCTGATCACCGACGAACACCGTGCTGTCATCGGAAAGAAGAGCGAGCCGGTCACGGTCACGATCCGCGAGGAGGACGCCCGCCGCATGCGCGACGTGCTCGGCGACCGTGACCCCCGGTACGCCGACGGGACCGGCATCGCGCCGCCGTACGTTATTGCGATGCTCGCCGGCGGGCCCCGGCGCGGTATGCCTCAGATCCTGCCGAACGGTCTGCTGACTCAACAGGAGTGGCGGTTCACCCGCCCCTTCCGTATCGGCGAACAGCTGCAGGCTGTTTCACAGGTCTACGACATCCGCGACCGACTTGGGGGCCGCTACGGCTATAGCGTGCTCGTCACCCAGGGCACGGATTTTTACGACGCCGAGGGCAACCACGTGGCCGCGGCCATGATCACCATCACCCAGTTCGACCCAAAGATGGCCACCGGCGGGAGCGAGGAATGA